From the genome of Roseivivax sp. THAF197b:
TGCGGATCTGTTCCTGTCGGCCAATCCCGGCTGGATGGATTGGCTGGAGGCGCGCGGGCATGTCCAGGCGGAGACGCGGGTCACGCTTCTGGCCAACCGGCTTGTCCTGATCGCGCCTGCGTATGGTGGCGGCGATGGGCAGGTGGCGCTCACGGACGCGGCCCTTCTGGACCGGCTTGGCGCCGAGGGGCGCCTTGCGATGGCGCTGAGCGATGCGGTGCCAGCGGGGCTCTATGCCAAGGCCGCCTTCGAGACGCTGGGCCTGTGGGACGCCCTCGCGCCGCGCCGGGTCGAGGCGGACAATGTGCGCGCGGCACTGGCGCTGGTGGCGCTTGGTGAGGCACCGCTCGGCGTGGTCTATGCCAGCGATGCCGCCGCGGAGCCGCGTGTGCGGATCGTGGCAGAGATTCCGGAAAGCGCGCATCCCGAGATCCGCTATCCCGCCGCCCTTTTGCAGGAGGCGCGCGCGCCCGAGGCGGCCGCGGCGTTTCTTGAGTGGTTGCAAGGCCCCGAGGCGCGCGCAATCTTCGAGGCGCATGGCTTTGCCGCGCCGCCCGAGTGAGGTAATCGGGGATTCATGGAAACACTCGCGCAGACATTGGGGCCCGAGGCGTGGCAGGCGGTGCGGCTGTCGCTGAAAGTGGCGTTCTGGGCGACCATCGCGGCGCTGCCCGCAGGCGTGGCCGTGGCCTATATCCTGGCGCGTGTGCCGTTTCCGGGGCGCGGTATTCTGAACGGTCTGGTGCATCTGCCGCTGATCCTGCCGCCGGTGGTGACGGGCTACCTGCTGCTTCTGGGGTTCGGACGGCAAGGGCCGTTCGGATCGGTGCTTTATGAGGTTTTCGGGGTCACGCTGGCCTTTCGCTGGACGGGGGCGGCGCTGGCCGCGGCGATCATGGCCTTCCCGCTTCTGGTGCGGGCGATCCGTCTGGCACTCGAGGCGGTCGATCCGGGACTTGAGGAGGCCGCGGCAACTTTGGGGGCTTCGCGCCTTCGGGTCTTTCTGACCGTGACCTTGCCGCTGATCCTGCCCGGCGTGATCGCGGGGGCGGTCCTGTCCTTTGCCAAGGCCATGGGCGAGTTCGGCGCGACGATCACCTTCGTCGCCAACATCCCCGGCGAGACCCAGACGCTGCCCTCGGCCATCTATGCCTTCCTGCAGGTGCCGGGTGGCGAGGATGCGGCGATGACGCTGGTCCTCGTGTCCATCGGTATTGCCATGGGCGCGCTGGCCTTGTCAGAGGTGCTGGCCCGGCGGGCCGCCAAGCGGGTGGCCGGACGATGACGCTCTCCGTGGCCATTCAGAAACGTCTTGGTGAATTCGCGCTCGACGTGCGCTTCGAGGCGCCGGAGGGGGTGACCGTCCTGTTCGGACGCTCGGGGTCGGGCAAGACATCCGTGGTGAACGCGGTTGCGGGGCTGATGCGCCCCGATGCCGGGCGGATCACGCTGGAGGATGAGGTGCTGTTCGACGGGGCGGCGCGGCGCTCCGTGCCGGTTCATCGGCGCCGGGTGGGCTATGTCTTTCAGGACAGCCGCCTGTTTCCGCATCTCGATATCCGTCAGAACCTCGCCTATGGACGGCGTGCGCGCGGCTTGAAGGGCACCGGCGCGATGGACCGGATCGTGGCGCTTCTGGGGCTCGAGGATCTGCTCGCGCGGCGGCCCGGAGCGCTGTCGGGCGGCGAGGCGCAGCGCGTGGCGATCGGGCGCGCGCTGCTGTCGGAGCCGCGCATGCTTCTGATGGATGAGCCGCTGGCCGCGCTCGACGCGCCGCGCAAGGCGGATATCCTGCCCTATCTCGAACGTCTGCAGGCCGAGACCGGGCTGCCCATTCTCTATGTCAGTCACAACCTGTCCGAGGTGGCGCGGCTGGCCACGCATCTCGTGGTGCTGGAGCGCGGCCGCGTTCTGAAAGCGGGCTCCGCCGAGGCGCTGCTGTCCGACCCGGACCTCGTGCCGGTCATGGGCCTGCGCGAGGCGGGCGCGGTCCTGCCCGCACGCGTGGCAGGGCACGGTGCGGACGGGCTGACAGAACTTGCGGTGTCTGGCGGCACGCTCTGGCTGCCGCGGATCGGGGCGGAGCCGGGCACGCGGCTCCGCGTGCGCGTCCTCGCGCAGGACGTGATCATCGCGACCGAACGGCCCGCGGGCCTGTCCGCGCTGAATATCCTGCCCGCGACGATCACGGGGCTGCGGCCGGGCGAGGGGCCCGGCATGATTGCGCAGCTTGCGGTGGGCGACGACACGATCCTCGCCCGTGTGACCCGCCGCTCTGCCGATGCGCTGGGCCTGTGCGAAGGGCGGGGCTGTTTCGCGGTGATGAAATCGGTGGCAGTCGCGCCCGTCGATGTCGGTCGGGGCTTGCGGGTCTGATCCGAGCCTTTAGGAAGACGCCCAAAGAAGGAGTCTTCCCATGTCCGTGACAAAGAAACCCCTGGGCCGGTCCGGCCTCGATGTGACCGAGTTCTGCCTTGGCACCATGACCTTCGGCAACCAGACCGACGAGGCCACGGCCCATGCACAGATCGAGCATGCCGCCGCGGCGGGCCTCAATTTCATGGATGCCGCCGAGATGTACCCGGTGAACCCCGTTCGCGCGGAGACGGTGGGCCGCACCGAGGAGATCCTGGGCAACTGGTTCGCGAAATCCGGCAAGCGGCACGAATGGATCGTGGCCACGAAAGTGTCGGGCGCGGGACTTGCGGCGGTGCGGGACGGCGCGCCCATCAGCCCCGCGACGATGACCGAGGCGCTGGAATCCTCACTCAAGCGCCTGCAGACGGATGTGATCGACCTTTACCAGCTGCATTGGCCCAATCGCGGCTCCTACGCGTTCCGCCAGCAATGGGGCTTTGCGCCCGAGACCCAGGACACCGCCGAGACGCGCCAGCACATGGCCGATGTGCTGGGTTGGGCGCAGCGCGAAGTGGATCGGGGCACGATCCGTGCGATGGGCCTGTCGAATGAAAGCGCCTGGGGCACGATGGCCTGGAACCGCATCGCCGAGGCCGAGGGTCTGCCGCGCATGAATGCGGTGCAGAACGAATATTCGCTGATGTACCGGATGGCCGACACGGATCTGGCCGAGGTGCTGCTGCACGAAGAGGTGGGCTTTCTGCCATACTCGCCGCTGGCGGCGGGCCTCTTGTCGGGCAAGTATCAGGACGGCGCCGTGCCCGAGGGCAGCCGGATGGCGGTCGATATCTCCTTTGGCGGCGAAGGCGGCCTCGGCGGGCGGAAGACCGAGCGGGCCTTCGTCGCCGCAGAGGCCTATCTGCAGGTTGCCCGCGATTTCGGGCTCGACCCGGTGCAGATGGCCTTCGCCTGGTCCGCGCGACGGCCCTTCGTGACCTCGTCGATCTTCGGCGCGACGACGCTGGCGCAGCTCGATCATGCGCTGGGCGCCATCGACGTGACGCTGTCGGACGAATGCCTCGCGGCGCTGGACGCGGTCCACAAGGCGCATCCGTTCCCGTTCTGAGGCGGCGCCTCTCTTCCGCCCTGGCGGGCGTCTTCGAGGTGTGCCCGCGTGATCGAGCCCTGGATCCTCTTCACCCTTCTGGCAGCCGCCTTCCAGACGGTGCGCTTCATGCTGCAGAAGGTGATGAGCGCGGGCGGGCTCAGCGCCACCGCGTCGAGCTTCGCGCGCTTTGCCTATGCGATGCCCTTCGCCCTTGTCGCGGCGGCGCTTTGGGCCGCGGCGGGAAGCGGCCCGCCCGGCGCGCTCGCTCCGGTGTTCTGGATCTACGCCCCGTTGGGCGCGCTGGCGCAGATCCTCGCCACGATCTGCGTGGTGGCCCTGTTCGCCCATCGCAGTTTCGCGGTGGGCATCACGCTGAAGAAGACCGAGGTCCTGCAGACCGCCCTCGTGGGCTGGCTGATCCTCGGCGAGACGGTCAGCGCGGCGGGCCTTGCCGCGATGGTCCTGGGGTTGGTCGGCGTTCTGCTCCTGTCGGACACGCCAGGCCTCACGGGCCGATGGTGGCAGCGGATCGGTCTCAGGGTGGTGCTTCTGGGCCTCGCCTCCGGCCTCTTCTTCGGGCTGTCGGGCGTGGGTTATCGCGGTGCTGCGCTGGCGGTGGGCGCGGACGACCCGGTCAGCCGGGCGCTTTTCGCGCTGGCCCCGGTGACGGTGATGCAGACAATCGCGCTGGGTCTGTGGCTGCGCGTGACAGCGCCAGGGACGCTCACCGCGGTGGCGCGCTGGTGGCCCAAGGGGATCTGGCTTGGCCTCACATCCGTGGGCGGCTCCTTTGGCTGGTTCGCGGCCTTCTCGCTGCAGAACGCGGCCTATGTCTTCGCCGTGGGACAGGTGGAGCTGATCTTCTCGCTCGCAGCCTCGGTGCTGTTCTTCCGCGAACGGGCCACGCGGCGGGAGCTTGCGGGCATCGCGATCCTGTGCGTCTCGATCATCGCGCTTGTCGCGGCGGTCTGAGCCCCGTTGCGCCCCGCGCCCCTTGCAGCTATCCCGCGCGGCCATGAGTGAACGACATCCCTCCGGTGCGCCCTGGCGCAATTTCTATGGCCGCTTCAAGGGCAAGGGCCTGCGCAAGTCGCAGGAGGCCTATCTCGACGAGGATCTGGCCGCCTACAGCCCCGGTCCCGTCGGATGGGACGTCAATCCCGACCGCCATCCCCTTGACCTGCAAGCCTTGTTCGGCGGCAAGCCCGTCTGGCTCGAGGTCGGCTTCGGCGGCGGGGAGCATCTGGTGCATCAGGCGCTGGGCAACCCTGAGGTCGGGCTCATTGGCTGCGAGCCCTATATCAACGGCGTGGCGATGCTTCTGGGCAAGCTGCGGGAGAACCCCGCGCAGAACGTTCGCATCCATCCCGGCGATGCGCGCGATCTCTTCGATGTCCTGCCCGAGAACAGCCTCGACAAGGCTTTCCTGCTTTATCCCGATCCCTGGCCCAAGAAGCGCCACCATCGCCGCCGCTTCGTCACGCCCGAACATCTCGAGCCGCTGGCGCGCGCGCTGAAACCCGGCGCGGAGTTTCGCGTGGCGACGGATATTCCCGATTACGTGCGCCAGACCCTGGTCGAGGTGCCGCGGGCAGGCTTCGAGTGGCTGGCCGAAGGTCCGCGGGACTGGCGCGAACCCTGGGCCGACTGGACCCGCACGCGATATGAGGAAAAGGCCCTCCGCGAAGGGCGCACGCCGCATTACCTGACCTTCCGCAAAGGCTGAGCGGCCAAATCCGCCGACTTTTCAGGGCCGGTCCCTGCAAGTCCGATGGACGATGACCGGCCCGCTTGTTAAAGCCCCGTGCAACCCGTCACGAAGGAAACCCTATGTCCGCCCACGGTCCTGCCATCCCGATGATTGCCCGCAAATCCGGGCCCCTCACAGGCACGGCGGAGGTGCCGGGCGACAAGTCGATCTCGCATCGCGCGCTGATCCTTGGTGCCTTGTCGGTGGGCGAGACACGGGTGACGGGGCTTCTGGAAGGGCAGGACGTGCTCGATACCGGGCGGGCCATGCGCGCCTTCGGGGCCGAGGTGTTCCGCGAGGGCGAGGCCTGGGTCGTGCACGGCGTGGGCGTCGGCGGCTTCATGGAGCCCGACCAGGTCATCGATTGCGGCAATTCGGGCACCGGCGTGCGGCTGATCATGGGCGCGATGGCGACCTCGCCCATCGCGGCGACCTTCACCGGCGATGCGAGCCTCAATTCCCGGCCCATGGCGCGGGTCACCGATCCGCTGGCCCTGTTCGGCGCGCAGGCGATGGGCCGCTCGGGTGGGCGCCTGCCGATGACGATCAAGGGCGCGGATCGCCCGCTGCCGGTGCGCTACGAGACGCCGGTGCCCTCCGCGCAGGTCAAGTCGGCGGTCCTGCTGGCCGGGCTCAATGCGCCGGGCGAAACCGTCGTGCTGGAGGCCGAAGCGACGCGCGATCACTCCGAACGGATGCTTGCGGGCTTCGGCGCCGACGTCACGGTGGAGGATACGCCGCAGGGTCGGCTGATCACGCTGCAGGGCCGTCCCGAGCTGCGCCCGCAGACGATTGCCGTGCCCCGCGATCCGTCCTCTGCAGCCTTCCCGGTCTGCGCCGCGCTGATCACCGAAGGTTCGGACGTGCTGGTGCCCAATATCGGGCTCAATCCGACGCGCGCGGGGCTGTTCACCACCCTGCGCGAGATGGGCGCGGATCTGACCTACGAGAACGAACGCGAGGAGGGCGGCGAGCCCGTGGCCGATCTGCGCGCGCGCTTTTCGCCCAACCTCAAGGGCATCGAGGTGCCTGCGGAACGCGCGGCCTCGATGATCGACGAATACCCCGTCCTGTCGGCCGTCGCGGCCTATGCCGAGGGCGCGACCTACATGCCGGGCGTCAAGGAGTTGCGCGTGAAGGAAAGCGACCGGATCGACGCGATGGCCGAAGGTCTGCGCGCCAACGGCATCGAGGTCGAGGAGGGCCCGGATTGGTGGCGCGTCCATGGGCGCGGCTTCGGGCAGGTGACCGGCGGCGCGACGGTCGCATCGCGGCTCGACCACCGGATCGCGATGTCCTTCCTCGTTTTCGGCATGGCCGCAGAGAAGGGCTGCCGCGTCGATGATGGCGGACCGATCGCGACCTCGTTCCCGATCTTCGAGCCGCTGATGACAACCCTGGGCGCCACCATCGAGCGGGAGGCGGCATGACCACACAGACACGTATCGGCTTTGCGGCGGTCCTGATCTTCATTCTCATGGTGGGGGTGAACAATGCCCTTGTCGCACCCGCCGTGACCGGAGACCTGCTGCCGCAATCGGCGCTTATGGGCTACACGCCCCTGCAGCTTGAAACCTTCGTGGCGGAGATCGGGCAGGCGGGCTGGATCGGCATGCTCTACCGGATCGAACTGGGCGTGATCGATCCGCTTTTCATCGGGTTCTTCGCGCTCTGGGTGTCGCTGGCCTTGCGCGGATCGCCGAAAGTGGCGCTGGGCTTTGCTCTGATCTACGCGCTGGTGGACCTGACCGAGAACGGCCTTCTGCTCTGGGCGCTTGGCGGCGGAGATCCGGCGGCGGCGACAACGCTGCTTCTGCCCGTGACGCGCGTGAAACTGGGCCTCGCGGCGATCCTGTTTCTTGCCGGGCGGGCCGCCACGCGCCGCAGGCTCGCCGAGGAGAACGCGGCGCGATGACGCCCGAGGCTGCGGGAAGCTGCCTGTGCGGTGCGATCCGCTACGAGGTCTTCGCAAAGCTGCGCCCGGTGGTCGGCTGTCATTGCACGCAATGCCGCAAGACCTCGGGCCACCATGTCGCTGCGACCGCTGCCGATCCTGCCCATGTGGCGATCACCGGCACACCGCGCTGGTTTCGGTCATCCGAGGCGGCGGAGCGGGGCTTCTGCCCCACATGCGGATCGAACCTGTTCTGGCGCAGGCCCGGACATCTGTCGATTTTCGCAGGCACGCTTGATACCCATGCGGCGGACCTCACCCTTGCGGGGCATATCTTCTGCGCCGACAAGGGGCGGTACTACGAGATCGCGGATGGCACCCGGCAATCACCCGGCCAGGATGCGACACTTGCGCCGCCCGCGCGCTAGAGACGGAGAAAGACATGGCCTTCACCATCGCCATCGACGGACCTGCCGCGTCGGGCAAGGGGACGATCAGCCGCGAAGTGGCGCGGGTCTTCGGCTTTGCGCATCTCGACACCGGGCTTCTCTATCGCGCGGTGGGTCGGCGGATGCTGGACGGCGAGCACCCGATCGAGGCCGCCCGCGCGCTCCGGGCCGAAGACCTCGAGGTGGACGGTCTGCGCACGCCCGGCGTGGGCGATGCGGCCTCTAAGGTTGCGGTGATCCCCGAAGTGCGGGCTGCGCTTGCGGATTTCCAGCGCGCCTTCGCCCGGCGCGATGGCGGTGCGGTGCTCGACGGGCGCGATATCGGCACGGTCATCTGCCCGGAGGCCGAGGCCAAGCTTTTTGTCATCGCCTCCCCGGAAGTGCGCGCGCAACGGCGCTATGACGAATATGTGCAAGCAGGCGAGGCAGTCGATTACGAGCGTGTGCTCGAAGATGTTCGCGCCCGCGATGCGCGGGACATGGGTCGTGCCGATGCGCCGCTTCGGCCCGCCGAAGACGCGGTTCAGATCGACACCACGGGCCTGTCCATCGATGAAGCCGTTGCCGCAGCCATCGCCGCGATCGAGGCGCGTGGCGGGACGCGGGCACCGTGATGCAGTTCGCGCGGCTGGCCTTTCCGCCGCATCTGCGCCGCGCTTCCATCCTCAAGGCGAAGTATCGCCCGGAGGGATACGATGACGGCTTCGATGCCGACACGTTCTGGTACGATGCGATCTGGGCGCGGGGCCGCGTGCACCTGGTCTGCCCGCCCTTGAACAACCTCAAATCGGTGGTGCTTGGCGCGGAATACCGCCTCGACGGTTCGCCCGCGCGGATCAGGCGCAAGCGCAGCTACAAGCGCCATACGGTGCTGGAACTCGATGCGCCGCAGACGCCAGAACGCATCTCCGTCCAGATCGGCGACTGGACCGGCGAGAGCGCGGTGAGTGCCGCGGGCCTGCCGGGCATCGACGGCGCGCGGGTGCATTTCTACATCAACAAGGACAATGACCTGCGCTGGATGGCCGATCACGCGCGCTTCACCAAGGCGCGCCACGGGCTCGATGCGGTAATGGTGATCGACAACGGCTCCACCCGGTATGGTCCGGACGAGATCGCGGAGACCTTGCGCGGGCAGGGCGTCACGCCGCTCGTCTTCAGCGCGCCCTATCCCTATGGCCCGGTTGGCTTGCCGCCGTTCCGACGGACCGAGAAATACCTGCAGACGGCGCTGTTCAACGCGCTCAGGCTGCGCGGCCTCGACCGGGCAGGGGCGGTGCTGAATTGCGATCTCGACGAATTGGTCCTGGGTGCGGACAGCGTGTTCGAGGCCGCGCGCGCATCACGGCTCAAATTCCTGCAGATCCGGGGCCAATGGATGACGCCGCCGCCCGGTGGTCAGCCGCCTTTCAGTCATGCCGATCACGTCTTTCGGCATGATCCGCCGAAGCCTTGCCCGACGAAATGGTGCCTCGATCCATCGGGGCCGCTCGGGCGGTTCAGCTGGGATATCCACGGGTTCGAGCGCCTTGGCCTTCTGCACAACCTGCCCGCGCGGGATTTCCGTTTCCTGCATTGCCGCGGCGTCTCGACCGCGTGGAAGGGGAAACGACGCCTGAAGGTGCCCGACGATATCGTGCGCGACCCCGAAGCTGCCGCAATCCTGGGCGCTGTCTTCGGAACCTGAGCGGAGCGCCGCCACCCCCCTTTACCCGTTGGATCGTCTTTGCCACGATCCCTATGAGGACCCGTCTGGAACGCGGGCGCTTGGGAACTGAAAGGGGAGAGACATCATGCGATTTGCATATCTGATTGCTGCCTGCGCGCTCTGGACAAGCGTCACCTCGGCCTCGGCGCAGGAGGTGCAGCCGGAACAGGCCGCCTTCCGGGCAGGCTACAGCGCGGCCCAGATCGACACCTTCGCGATCGTGGCCAAGAGGGTGGCGGCGATGCG
Proteins encoded in this window:
- the aroA gene encoding 3-phosphoshikimate 1-carboxyvinyltransferase, whose amino-acid sequence is MSAHGPAIPMIARKSGPLTGTAEVPGDKSISHRALILGALSVGETRVTGLLEGQDVLDTGRAMRAFGAEVFREGEAWVVHGVGVGGFMEPDQVIDCGNSGTGVRLIMGAMATSPIAATFTGDASLNSRPMARVTDPLALFGAQAMGRSGGRLPMTIKGADRPLPVRYETPVPSAQVKSAVLLAGLNAPGETVVLEAEATRDHSERMLAGFGADVTVEDTPQGRLITLQGRPELRPQTIAVPRDPSSAAFPVCAALITEGSDVLVPNIGLNPTRAGLFTTLREMGADLTYENEREEGGEPVADLRARFSPNLKGIEVPAERAASMIDEYPVLSAVAAYAEGATYMPGVKELRVKESDRIDAMAEGLRANGIEVEEGPDWWRVHGRGFGQVTGGATVASRLDHRIAMSFLVFGMAAEKGCRVDDGGPIATSFPIFEPLMTTLGATIEREAA
- a CDS encoding EamA/RhaT family transporter; translated protein: MIEPWILFTLLAAAFQTVRFMLQKVMSAGGLSATASSFARFAYAMPFALVAAALWAAAGSGPPGALAPVFWIYAPLGALAQILATICVVALFAHRSFAVGITLKKTEVLQTALVGWLILGETVSAAGLAAMVLGLVGVLLLSDTPGLTGRWWQRIGLRVVLLGLASGLFFGLSGVGYRGAALAVGADDPVSRALFALAPVTVMQTIALGLWLRVTAPGTLTAVARWWPKGIWLGLTSVGGSFGWFAAFSLQNAAYVFAVGQVELIFSLAASVLFFRERATRRELAGIAILCVSIIALVAAV
- the modB gene encoding molybdate ABC transporter permease subunit, yielding METLAQTLGPEAWQAVRLSLKVAFWATIAALPAGVAVAYILARVPFPGRGILNGLVHLPLILPPVVTGYLLLLGFGRQGPFGSVLYEVFGVTLAFRWTGAALAAAIMAFPLLVRAIRLALEAVDPGLEEAAATLGASRLRVFLTVTLPLILPGVIAGAVLSFAKAMGEFGATITFVANIPGETQTLPSAIYAFLQVPGGEDAAMTLVLVSIGIAMGALALSEVLARRAAKRVAGR
- the modA gene encoding molybdate ABC transporter substrate-binding protein, with product MSFAGLARQADAAEITVFAAASTRDALAEAAAGFEAASGHSVRIAPAGSSLLARQIDRGAPADLFLSANPGWMDWLEARGHVQAETRVTLLANRLVLIAPAYGGGDGQVALTDAALLDRLGAEGRLAMALSDAVPAGLYAKAAFETLGLWDALAPRRVEADNVRAALALVALGEAPLGVVYASDAAAEPRVRIVAEIPESAHPEIRYPAALLQEARAPEAAAAFLEWLQGPEARAIFEAHGFAAPPE
- the modC gene encoding molybdenum ABC transporter ATP-binding protein produces the protein MTLSVAIQKRLGEFALDVRFEAPEGVTVLFGRSGSGKTSVVNAVAGLMRPDAGRITLEDEVLFDGAARRSVPVHRRRVGYVFQDSRLFPHLDIRQNLAYGRRARGLKGTGAMDRIVALLGLEDLLARRPGALSGGEAQRVAIGRALLSEPRMLLMDEPLAALDAPRKADILPYLERLQAETGLPILYVSHNLSEVARLATHLVVLERGRVLKAGSAEALLSDPDLVPVMGLREAGAVLPARVAGHGADGLTELAVSGGTLWLPRIGAEPGTRLRVRVLAQDVIIATERPAGLSALNILPATITGLRPGEGPGMIAQLAVGDDTILARVTRRSADALGLCEGRGCFAVMKSVAVAPVDVGRGLRV
- a CDS encoding d(CMP) kinase; protein product: MAFTIAIDGPAASGKGTISREVARVFGFAHLDTGLLYRAVGRRMLDGEHPIEAARALRAEDLEVDGLRTPGVGDAASKVAVIPEVRAALADFQRAFARRDGGAVLDGRDIGTVICPEAEAKLFVIASPEVRAQRRYDEYVQAGEAVDYERVLEDVRARDARDMGRADAPLRPAEDAVQIDTTGLSIDEAVAAAIAAIEARGGTRAP
- a CDS encoding aldo/keto reductase, producing the protein MTKKPLGRSGLDVTEFCLGTMTFGNQTDEATAHAQIEHAAAAGLNFMDAAEMYPVNPVRAETVGRTEEILGNWFAKSGKRHEWIVATKVSGAGLAAVRDGAPISPATMTEALESSLKRLQTDVIDLYQLHWPNRGSYAFRQQWGFAPETQDTAETRQHMADVLGWAQREVDRGTIRAMGLSNESAWGTMAWNRIAEAEGLPRMNAVQNEYSLMYRMADTDLAEVLLHEEVGFLPYSPLAAGLLSGKYQDGAVPEGSRMAVDISFGGEGGLGGRKTERAFVAAEAYLQVARDFGLDPVQMAFAWSARRPFVTSSIFGATTLAQLDHALGAIDVTLSDECLAALDAVHKAHPFPF
- a CDS encoding tRNA (guanosine(46)-N(7))-methyltransferase TrmB; this translates as MSERHPSGAPWRNFYGRFKGKGLRKSQEAYLDEDLAAYSPGPVGWDVNPDRHPLDLQALFGGKPVWLEVGFGGGEHLVHQALGNPEVGLIGCEPYINGVAMLLGKLRENPAQNVRIHPGDARDLFDVLPENSLDKAFLLYPDPWPKKRHHRRRFVTPEHLEPLARALKPGAEFRVATDIPDYVRQTLVEVPRAGFEWLAEGPRDWREPWADWTRTRYEEKALREGRTPHYLTFRKG
- a CDS encoding GFA family protein, yielding MTPEAAGSCLCGAIRYEVFAKLRPVVGCHCTQCRKTSGHHVAATAADPAHVAITGTPRWFRSSEAAERGFCPTCGSNLFWRRPGHLSIFAGTLDTHAADLTLAGHIFCADKGRYYEIADGTRQSPGQDATLAPPAR